A DNA window from Piliocolobus tephrosceles isolate RC106 chromosome 9, ASM277652v3, whole genome shotgun sequence contains the following coding sequences:
- the ZNF248 gene encoding zinc finger protein 248 isoform X2: MNKSQEQVSFKDVCVDFTQEEWYLLDPAQKVLYRDVILENYSNLVSVGYCITKPEVIFKIEQGEEPWILEKGFPSQCHPERKWKVDDMLESNQENEDDHFWELLFNNKTVSVENGDKGGKTFNLGTDPVSLRNYSYKICDSCEMSLKNISGLIISKKNCSRKKPDEFNVCERLLLDIRHEKIPIGEKSYKYDQKRNVINYHQDLSQPSFGQPFEYNKNGQGFHDEAAFFTNKRSQMGETVCKYNECGRTFIESLKLNISERTHLEMEPYGCSICGKSFCMNLRFGHERALTKDNPYEYNEYGEIFCDNSAFIIHQGAYTRKILHEYKVSDKTWEKSPLLKHQIVHMGGKSYDYNENGSNFSKKSHLTQLRRAHTGEKTFECGECGKTFWEKSNLTQHQRTHTGEKPYECTECGKAFCQKPHLTNHQRTHTGEKPYECKQCGKTFCVKSNLTEHQRTHTGEKPYECNACGKSFCHRSALTVHQRTHTGEKPFICNECGKSFCVKSNLIVHQRTHTGEKPYKCNECGKTFCEKSALTKHQRTHTGEKPYECNACGKTFSQRSVLTKHQRIHTRVKALSTS, from the exons GAACAAGTGTCATTCAAGGATGTATGTGTGGACTTCACCCAGGAAGAGTGGTATCTGCTGGACCCTGCTCAGAAGGTACTATACAGAGATGTGATCCTGGAAAATTATAGCAATCTTGTCTCAGTAG GGTATTGCATTACTAAACCGGAAGTGATCTTTAAGATCGAGCAAGGAGAAGAGCCCTGGATATTAGAGAAAGGATTCCCAAGCCAGTGCCACCCAG aaaggaaatggaaagttGATGACATGTTAGAGAGCAACCAGGAAAATGAAGATGACCATTTTTGGGAGCTTCTATTCAACAACAAAACAGTAAGTGTAGAAAATGGAGACAAAGGAGGCAAAACTTTCAATTTGGGCACAGACCCtgtttctttaagaaattattcCTATAAAATATGTGACTCATGTGAAatgagtttgaaaaatatttcggGCTTAATTATTAGTAAAAAGAACTGTTCGAGAAAGAAGCCTGATGAGTTTAATGTATGTGAGAGATTGCTCCTTGATATTAGGCATGAGAAAATCCCTATTGGAGAGAAGTCTTATAAATATGATCAAAAAAGGAATGTCATTAATTATCACCAGGATCTCAGTCAGCCAAGTTTTGGCCAACCTTTTGAGTATAATAAAAATGGACAAGGCTTCCATGATGAGGCAgcattttttacaaataagaGATCTCAGATGGGAGAGACAGTCTGTAAATATAATGAATGTGGAAGAACCTTCATTGAAAGTTTAAAGCTCAATATATCTGAAAGAACTCATTTGGAAATGGAGCCATATGGATGCAGTATTTGTGGGAAGTCCTTCTGCATGAATTTAAGGTTCGGACATGAGAGAGCTCTTACAAAGGACAATCCTTATGAATATAATGAATATGGGGAAATCTTCTGTGACAATTCAGCTTTCATTATCCATCAGGGAGCTTACACAAGAAAGATTCTCCATGAATATAAAGTCAGTGACAAAACCTGGGAAAAGTCACCTCTCTTAAAACATCAGATAGTACACATGGGGGGAAAGTCTTATGATTACAATGAAAATGGGAGTAATTTCAGCAAGAAGTCACATCTTACCCAGCTTCGGAGAGCTCACACAGGAGAAAAAACTTTTGAATGTGGTGAATGTGGGAAAACCTTCTGGGAGAAGTCAAACCTCACTCAACATCAGAGAACACACACAGGGGAGAAGCCCTATGAATGTactgaatgtgggaaagccttttgCCAGAAACCACACCTGACCAACCATCAGCGAACACATAcaggagaaaaaccatatgaaTGTAAGCAATGTGGAAAAACATTCTGCGTGAAGTCAAACCTCACTGAACATCAGAGAACACACACAggggagaaaccctatgaatgtaatgCGTGTGGGAAATCCTTCTGCCACAGATCAGCCCTCACTGTCCATCAGAGAACACACACAGGGGAAAAACCCTTTATatgtaatgaatgtggaaaatCCTTCTGTGTGAAGTCAAACCTAATTGTACATCAAAGAACTCATACTGGGGAGAAGCCCTATAAGTGTAACGAATGTGGGAAAACCTTCTGTGAAAAATCAGCTCTCACTAAACATCAGAGGACTCACACAGGGGAGAAGCCGTATGAGTGTAATGCATGTGGGAAGACCTTTAGTCAGAGGTCAGTGCTCACcaaacatcagagaattcacacgAGGGTGAAAGCTCTTTCAACATCCTGA
- the ZNF248 gene encoding zinc finger protein 248 isoform X6, with the protein MNKSQEQVSFKDVCVDFTQEEWYLLDPAQKVLYRDVILENYSNLVSVGYCITKPEVIFKIEQGEEPWILEKGFPSQCHPERKWKVDDMLESNQENEDDHFWELLFNNKTWDLKLVKVE; encoded by the exons GAACAAGTGTCATTCAAGGATGTATGTGTGGACTTCACCCAGGAAGAGTGGTATCTGCTGGACCCTGCTCAGAAGGTACTATACAGAGATGTGATCCTGGAAAATTATAGCAATCTTGTCTCAGTAG GGTATTGCATTACTAAACCGGAAGTGATCTTTAAGATCGAGCAAGGAGAAGAGCCCTGGATATTAGAGAAAGGATTCCCAAGCCAGTGCCACCCAG aaaggaaatggaaagttGATGACATGTTAGAGAGCAACCAGGAAAATGAAGATGACCATTTTTGGGAGCTTCTATTCAACAACAAAACA TGGGATCTGAAGCTTGTAAAAGTTGAATGA
- the ZNF248 gene encoding zinc finger protein 248 isoform X1: MSELSIYRSHTWTPLPPPLRAENEQIPGTSVIQGCMCGLHPGRVVSAGPCSEGYCITKPEVIFKIEQGEEPWILEKGFPSQCHPERKWKVDDMLESNQENEDDHFWELLFNNKTVSVENGDKGGKTFNLGTDPVSLRNYSYKICDSCEMSLKNISGLIISKKNCSRKKPDEFNVCERLLLDIRHEKIPIGEKSYKYDQKRNVINYHQDLSQPSFGQPFEYNKNGQGFHDEAAFFTNKRSQMGETVCKYNECGRTFIESLKLNISERTHLEMEPYGCSICGKSFCMNLRFGHERALTKDNPYEYNEYGEIFCDNSAFIIHQGAYTRKILHEYKVSDKTWEKSPLLKHQIVHMGGKSYDYNENGSNFSKKSHLTQLRRAHTGEKTFECGECGKTFWEKSNLTQHQRTHTGEKPYECTECGKAFCQKPHLTNHQRTHTGEKPYECKQCGKTFCVKSNLTEHQRTHTGEKPYECNACGKSFCHRSALTVHQRTHTGEKPFICNECGKSFCVKSNLIVHQRTHTGEKPYKCNECGKTFCEKSALTKHQRTHTGEKPYECNACGKTFSQRSVLTKHQRIHTRVKALSTS; the protein is encoded by the exons GAACAAGTGTCATTCAAGGATGTATGTGTGGACTTCACCCAGGAAGAGTGGTATCTGCTGGACCCTGCTCAGAAG GGTATTGCATTACTAAACCGGAAGTGATCTTTAAGATCGAGCAAGGAGAAGAGCCCTGGATATTAGAGAAAGGATTCCCAAGCCAGTGCCACCCAG aaaggaaatggaaagttGATGACATGTTAGAGAGCAACCAGGAAAATGAAGATGACCATTTTTGGGAGCTTCTATTCAACAACAAAACAGTAAGTGTAGAAAATGGAGACAAAGGAGGCAAAACTTTCAATTTGGGCACAGACCCtgtttctttaagaaattattcCTATAAAATATGTGACTCATGTGAAatgagtttgaaaaatatttcggGCTTAATTATTAGTAAAAAGAACTGTTCGAGAAAGAAGCCTGATGAGTTTAATGTATGTGAGAGATTGCTCCTTGATATTAGGCATGAGAAAATCCCTATTGGAGAGAAGTCTTATAAATATGATCAAAAAAGGAATGTCATTAATTATCACCAGGATCTCAGTCAGCCAAGTTTTGGCCAACCTTTTGAGTATAATAAAAATGGACAAGGCTTCCATGATGAGGCAgcattttttacaaataagaGATCTCAGATGGGAGAGACAGTCTGTAAATATAATGAATGTGGAAGAACCTTCATTGAAAGTTTAAAGCTCAATATATCTGAAAGAACTCATTTGGAAATGGAGCCATATGGATGCAGTATTTGTGGGAAGTCCTTCTGCATGAATTTAAGGTTCGGACATGAGAGAGCTCTTACAAAGGACAATCCTTATGAATATAATGAATATGGGGAAATCTTCTGTGACAATTCAGCTTTCATTATCCATCAGGGAGCTTACACAAGAAAGATTCTCCATGAATATAAAGTCAGTGACAAAACCTGGGAAAAGTCACCTCTCTTAAAACATCAGATAGTACACATGGGGGGAAAGTCTTATGATTACAATGAAAATGGGAGTAATTTCAGCAAGAAGTCACATCTTACCCAGCTTCGGAGAGCTCACACAGGAGAAAAAACTTTTGAATGTGGTGAATGTGGGAAAACCTTCTGGGAGAAGTCAAACCTCACTCAACATCAGAGAACACACACAGGGGAGAAGCCCTATGAATGTactgaatgtgggaaagccttttgCCAGAAACCACACCTGACCAACCATCAGCGAACACATAcaggagaaaaaccatatgaaTGTAAGCAATGTGGAAAAACATTCTGCGTGAAGTCAAACCTCACTGAACATCAGAGAACACACACAggggagaaaccctatgaatgtaatgCGTGTGGGAAATCCTTCTGCCACAGATCAGCCCTCACTGTCCATCAGAGAACACACACAGGGGAAAAACCCTTTATatgtaatgaatgtggaaaatCCTTCTGTGTGAAGTCAAACCTAATTGTACATCAAAGAACTCATACTGGGGAGAAGCCCTATAAGTGTAACGAATGTGGGAAAACCTTCTGTGAAAAATCAGCTCTCACTAAACATCAGAGGACTCACACAGGGGAGAAGCCGTATGAGTGTAATGCATGTGGGAAGACCTTTAGTCAGAGGTCAGTGCTCACcaaacatcagagaattcacacgAGGGTGAAAGCTCTTTCAACATCCTGA
- the ZNF248 gene encoding zinc finger protein 248 isoform X3 — protein sequence MCGLHPGRVVSAGPCSEGYCITKPEVIFKIEQGEEPWILEKGFPSQCHPERKWKVDDMLESNQENEDDHFWELLFNNKTVSVENGDKGGKTFNLGTDPVSLRNYSYKICDSCEMSLKNISGLIISKKNCSRKKPDEFNVCERLLLDIRHEKIPIGEKSYKYDQKRNVINYHQDLSQPSFGQPFEYNKNGQGFHDEAAFFTNKRSQMGETVCKYNECGRTFIESLKLNISERTHLEMEPYGCSICGKSFCMNLRFGHERALTKDNPYEYNEYGEIFCDNSAFIIHQGAYTRKILHEYKVSDKTWEKSPLLKHQIVHMGGKSYDYNENGSNFSKKSHLTQLRRAHTGEKTFECGECGKTFWEKSNLTQHQRTHTGEKPYECTECGKAFCQKPHLTNHQRTHTGEKPYECKQCGKTFCVKSNLTEHQRTHTGEKPYECNACGKSFCHRSALTVHQRTHTGEKPFICNECGKSFCVKSNLIVHQRTHTGEKPYKCNECGKTFCEKSALTKHQRTHTGEKPYECNACGKTFSQRSVLTKHQRIHTRVKALSTS from the exons ATGTGTGGACTTCACCCAGGAAGAGTGGTATCTGCTGGACCCTGCTCAGAAG GGTATTGCATTACTAAACCGGAAGTGATCTTTAAGATCGAGCAAGGAGAAGAGCCCTGGATATTAGAGAAAGGATTCCCAAGCCAGTGCCACCCAG aaaggaaatggaaagttGATGACATGTTAGAGAGCAACCAGGAAAATGAAGATGACCATTTTTGGGAGCTTCTATTCAACAACAAAACAGTAAGTGTAGAAAATGGAGACAAAGGAGGCAAAACTTTCAATTTGGGCACAGACCCtgtttctttaagaaattattcCTATAAAATATGTGACTCATGTGAAatgagtttgaaaaatatttcggGCTTAATTATTAGTAAAAAGAACTGTTCGAGAAAGAAGCCTGATGAGTTTAATGTATGTGAGAGATTGCTCCTTGATATTAGGCATGAGAAAATCCCTATTGGAGAGAAGTCTTATAAATATGATCAAAAAAGGAATGTCATTAATTATCACCAGGATCTCAGTCAGCCAAGTTTTGGCCAACCTTTTGAGTATAATAAAAATGGACAAGGCTTCCATGATGAGGCAgcattttttacaaataagaGATCTCAGATGGGAGAGACAGTCTGTAAATATAATGAATGTGGAAGAACCTTCATTGAAAGTTTAAAGCTCAATATATCTGAAAGAACTCATTTGGAAATGGAGCCATATGGATGCAGTATTTGTGGGAAGTCCTTCTGCATGAATTTAAGGTTCGGACATGAGAGAGCTCTTACAAAGGACAATCCTTATGAATATAATGAATATGGGGAAATCTTCTGTGACAATTCAGCTTTCATTATCCATCAGGGAGCTTACACAAGAAAGATTCTCCATGAATATAAAGTCAGTGACAAAACCTGGGAAAAGTCACCTCTCTTAAAACATCAGATAGTACACATGGGGGGAAAGTCTTATGATTACAATGAAAATGGGAGTAATTTCAGCAAGAAGTCACATCTTACCCAGCTTCGGAGAGCTCACACAGGAGAAAAAACTTTTGAATGTGGTGAATGTGGGAAAACCTTCTGGGAGAAGTCAAACCTCACTCAACATCAGAGAACACACACAGGGGAGAAGCCCTATGAATGTactgaatgtgggaaagccttttgCCAGAAACCACACCTGACCAACCATCAGCGAACACATAcaggagaaaaaccatatgaaTGTAAGCAATGTGGAAAAACATTCTGCGTGAAGTCAAACCTCACTGAACATCAGAGAACACACACAggggagaaaccctatgaatgtaatgCGTGTGGGAAATCCTTCTGCCACAGATCAGCCCTCACTGTCCATCAGAGAACACACACAGGGGAAAAACCCTTTATatgtaatgaatgtggaaaatCCTTCTGTGTGAAGTCAAACCTAATTGTACATCAAAGAACTCATACTGGGGAGAAGCCCTATAAGTGTAACGAATGTGGGAAAACCTTCTGTGAAAAATCAGCTCTCACTAAACATCAGAGGACTCACACAGGGGAGAAGCCGTATGAGTGTAATGCATGTGGGAAGACCTTTAGTCAGAGGTCAGTGCTCACcaaacatcagagaattcacacgAGGGTGAAAGCTCTTTCAACATCCTGA
- the ZNF248 gene encoding zinc finger protein 248 isoform X4, producing the protein MLESNQENEDDHFWELLFNNKTVSVENGDKGGKTFNLGTDPVSLRNYSYKICDSCEMSLKNISGLIISKKNCSRKKPDEFNVCERLLLDIRHEKIPIGEKSYKYDQKRNVINYHQDLSQPSFGQPFEYNKNGQGFHDEAAFFTNKRSQMGETVCKYNECGRTFIESLKLNISERTHLEMEPYGCSICGKSFCMNLRFGHERALTKDNPYEYNEYGEIFCDNSAFIIHQGAYTRKILHEYKVSDKTWEKSPLLKHQIVHMGGKSYDYNENGSNFSKKSHLTQLRRAHTGEKTFECGECGKTFWEKSNLTQHQRTHTGEKPYECTECGKAFCQKPHLTNHQRTHTGEKPYECKQCGKTFCVKSNLTEHQRTHTGEKPYECNACGKSFCHRSALTVHQRTHTGEKPFICNECGKSFCVKSNLIVHQRTHTGEKPYKCNECGKTFCEKSALTKHQRTHTGEKPYECNACGKTFSQRSVLTKHQRIHTRVKALSTS; encoded by the coding sequence ATGTTAGAGAGCAACCAGGAAAATGAAGATGACCATTTTTGGGAGCTTCTATTCAACAACAAAACAGTAAGTGTAGAAAATGGAGACAAAGGAGGCAAAACTTTCAATTTGGGCACAGACCCtgtttctttaagaaattattcCTATAAAATATGTGACTCATGTGAAatgagtttgaaaaatatttcggGCTTAATTATTAGTAAAAAGAACTGTTCGAGAAAGAAGCCTGATGAGTTTAATGTATGTGAGAGATTGCTCCTTGATATTAGGCATGAGAAAATCCCTATTGGAGAGAAGTCTTATAAATATGATCAAAAAAGGAATGTCATTAATTATCACCAGGATCTCAGTCAGCCAAGTTTTGGCCAACCTTTTGAGTATAATAAAAATGGACAAGGCTTCCATGATGAGGCAgcattttttacaaataagaGATCTCAGATGGGAGAGACAGTCTGTAAATATAATGAATGTGGAAGAACCTTCATTGAAAGTTTAAAGCTCAATATATCTGAAAGAACTCATTTGGAAATGGAGCCATATGGATGCAGTATTTGTGGGAAGTCCTTCTGCATGAATTTAAGGTTCGGACATGAGAGAGCTCTTACAAAGGACAATCCTTATGAATATAATGAATATGGGGAAATCTTCTGTGACAATTCAGCTTTCATTATCCATCAGGGAGCTTACACAAGAAAGATTCTCCATGAATATAAAGTCAGTGACAAAACCTGGGAAAAGTCACCTCTCTTAAAACATCAGATAGTACACATGGGGGGAAAGTCTTATGATTACAATGAAAATGGGAGTAATTTCAGCAAGAAGTCACATCTTACCCAGCTTCGGAGAGCTCACACAGGAGAAAAAACTTTTGAATGTGGTGAATGTGGGAAAACCTTCTGGGAGAAGTCAAACCTCACTCAACATCAGAGAACACACACAGGGGAGAAGCCCTATGAATGTactgaatgtgggaaagccttttgCCAGAAACCACACCTGACCAACCATCAGCGAACACATAcaggagaaaaaccatatgaaTGTAAGCAATGTGGAAAAACATTCTGCGTGAAGTCAAACCTCACTGAACATCAGAGAACACACACAggggagaaaccctatgaatgtaatgCGTGTGGGAAATCCTTCTGCCACAGATCAGCCCTCACTGTCCATCAGAGAACACACACAGGGGAAAAACCCTTTATatgtaatgaatgtggaaaatCCTTCTGTGTGAAGTCAAACCTAATTGTACATCAAAGAACTCATACTGGGGAGAAGCCCTATAAGTGTAACGAATGTGGGAAAACCTTCTGTGAAAAATCAGCTCTCACTAAACATCAGAGGACTCACACAGGGGAGAAGCCGTATGAGTGTAATGCATGTGGGAAGACCTTTAGTCAGAGGTCAGTGCTCACcaaacatcagagaattcacacgAGGGTGAAAGCTCTTTCAACATCCTGA